CAATCACTTCACCTTACTCAACTCACAACAGCGGAACGGGAAACCAACGGTAACCGCTGGCTTACCGTGTTCAGGAGAGATGTCTCAGTGAAGGGCTGagggagcagtgtgtgtgtgtgtgtgtgtgtgagggacaTGTCACTGCTTCACTGTGCCCGCTGGCTTACCATGTTCAGGAGAGGTGTCTCAGTGAAGGGCAGTGGAGGCGGGATGCGCAGGTTCACTGGCTCCCCCGAGGAGTTCACGGAGCAGGAGGTGGGGGCGGGCATCCGGTAGACATTCCGAGCTTTTTGATTCAGCAGGtcggacacctgcagggcagCAGACACAGACCACAGCATTATACACACGCCTGCACTCACACAGGCAGCTCGCTGGAGATGCGATCTAGGGTTTGAGAGCCCACGACCCAAGTGCATTCGTTTTAAAATTTTACTTTAAAGGTTGTTAcatggtaagaaaaaaaaaagaaacgtgctTTTTAACTTCTGTTCAGCATCCTGTCCTATAATAGGACATACACATGCTAAAAGTAAATGGGTCATTTGCTAGTTTGTTTTAATTCAACACTAGGTTATGAGGAAACCTCTCTGAAGCTAAAGGAACACGGacccactttgtggcttggaacttggcttcaggagactaggtttcaggccactgcacggcacaccaggggagccTTGGGGTTTGATACCGTCAAGCTAGGTCTCCCGGTGGTCTCCTGGACCCAGGGTTCAAGCGGCTGGGTGTTCCCTGCGTTCCAGGGCAGTGCTGGTACCTCCTCCTCCATCAGTCCCTCCGCAGGGCTGGGGGAGCGCGCTCGCTCCCTCACTGAGGGGCTGTTCCTCATCCAGGCCCGGCAGATGGGGTAGAGCGGGGTGCCATCGCTGAACTGCGCCAGGTCCACGCTGCGGTCAAACAGCTTGATGATGTAGGCGTCTGGATCGGAGACAGATACACAAAACAGCAGCGACAAAGTTTCAAGGGCGTTTTGAGCAGTCGAACGAGttcattattttcaaaatgtattttttatctccTGTATAACATTTCCCTCCTAATTACGCATCCCGTGAtactttgtgtgttttgtttaacgcAAGGTCACGCTTATAAAAGACATTTGATagaagcacagaaaaaaaaaagggtttcaaCAGAACGTCTTTCTCAACGCCCTAATAAAACGGTGCGTCGCGCGTTCCTGCGTGAATCGCCTGCTTTGCTTCAGGGTTCACTGCAGGCATCCTTACTCGGCTTGTGCTGGCTGCCTTCTGTCATGCCATCATCCATCTCCTTGCGCTTCTTCCTGCGATGGTGGGGGAACCTTGCGGAAGGGCTGCCGACAGAGAAGCACAAGAACAGGCTGTTTACACCCAGGAGCCGAGCCACTGCCTCGTGAAGCCAGCGCCCTTCCAGCTTGTAACCTTTTCAGGGCCCTTGAGAAGAGGTCTAACGTGCTAATGATGTGGGGAAGTCTCGTAATAAATATAAAATCACTCAAATTAacagtttatataaaaacaataataaaaaataagtgagATTTCTACTGTATTTGAATAAAGAAACGTGGTTCGGTGGTCAAGTTAAAGTTAAACCACCTGCCAGTGCATTCTCCTGTCTGGTTCATAACCTTAAAGTGGGTGGCGAGTTGTTTTTTTCACCCCACAGCAGTTCAAAGCTTCACTGATCATCACTGCACGGGCTGATCAATTGAATCGCATTCGAAATCCAGCAGCCAGGTGGACGAGCTTACCGCTTTCCAGACGAAGAAGGAGAAAGATCCCTGGAGAGCAAAACGAAAACAAGAAGAGGTTAGAAAACTACCTAATAATACCAGGACTCACGACAGCAGCGACACCGACTCCAGTTTACCAGCAGAAGGGTGCGTCCGAGTGCTGTGCAGTTGAGACATGTCCTGTTAATGATCACAGTAGTTCATGCTGGGTTTCTATATTTGCTAAGACTCAAGAAATATCAATACAATAACAATGTAAATACAAAAGAACTGGATGAGAGATAACCAGAAacagactaataataataataataataataaataaaaaataaatgtaattcataCTTGCTGTGTGAATCTGCAGCCATTTTCCCAGCTTCCTCCTCCGTCTGGTCCCTGATAAttgaataaagaaagaaataataataataataataataataataataataataataataataataataatcttaaaggATTGCTGAACAAGATTTTAACATAAAATCTGTTATTAGCAGCATTATCACCGGTCCCCTTAAAATCTTAATACTTATTTTTTGGAATAAAATGAAGAAATCAAATACGCCACGCAGCCATTCTGCATTGGCAGAGAATGGATTGGAGTAGCGATGCACTTGTGGGGTGTTCTGCTTATCAACATCAGATATTTAGCAAACCCTGAGCAGCTCTGTACTCGCCTCTCACTGTCACTCTTCTCCACCAGGCACTGCAGGACAGCATCCAGCCGGTTTCGAGCGCTTACTGCTTCCAGATCTACGAAGAAAAAACACCACAGAGCTTACAGAGGAACCAGACCCCTCCTGCAACCGAGCACAAGATTCAGAGACTAGAGAGAAACCAGACCCCTCCTGCAACCGAGCACAAGATTCATAGAGAGAAACCAGACCCCTCCTGCAACCGTGCACAAGATTCAGAGACTAGAGAGAAACCAGACCCCTCCTGCAACCGAGCACAAGATTCATAGAGAGAAACCAGACCCCTCCTGCAACCGAGCACAAGATTCAGAGACTAGAGAGAAACCAGACCCCTCCTGCAACCGAGCACAAGATTCATAGAGAGAAACCAGACCCCTCCTGCAACCGAGCACAAGATTCATAGAGAGAAACCAGACCCCTCCTGCAACCGTGCACAAGATTCATAGAGAGAAACCAGACCCCTCTTGCAACCGTGCACAAGATTCAGAGACTCCCTGGAAACCGGGGCATAATTATCAGTAACAAAAACATACCCTGAAACAGGGTAAAGCTGCCATTTATAATGTGCTGGCAAGCGGGTTTGTAATGAAGGAACTGAGAGAGACACTCAGGTCGGTGACTTCCTGAAGTGCCCCGGGCTGTTCACTTCTGAACCCCACCGCCCATCTCTCACATCCTCAGCACTGAGGACTGAGGTTAGGGAAGGGGGGGCCAGACGGTTTGCGTTTCATAAacagtgttattttgattttacttatttgttgagatttttttttttttcaagagttgAAACAAAACTGATTTGCTTTCCCCCTGAACATTCACAGATCGGTTTCACCTCAATCTGGAGGCCTCTGCGGACTGTCAGTCTGCACTTCCTTTTGCTTCTAGCTTACATTACTATgcacagagttgttgaagcagaggcTATCGTATCGTTCCAGaacagactggatgctgtcatgaacaatactgtataacctccTCTGTGACCACAAtcagacctttagctagccgcctggaAGAAGGGCGGTCAGtctagccatggattcccagaggtttcattttccTATTAACCTGCTTCGGGTTTTTTTGTTCTTCCTCTCCAGAGTGATAACGGACCACGCTTGCATCAAAGCCAGCGAGCACAGGTTGGCcggaatggccttttctcgttctagaatttcttatgttccaGTAATGTGCAGGTGCGTGTTTTCAGCTGTGTAAAGAGTTTACACGCCTGTCGCTTATTGCTTTTGAATAACGCTGTTCTCAAAGCATCGACTGTCACGTCCGATATTCAGAGAGGAAATTGCTGCACAGTTTTGTGTGTAGTTCTGGTAGTTCAGAAAGCCCTGTTCCCAGGAGGACGTGCTTACAGTATCTCTTCTCTACAGGATGCCACTCTGCCTAATTCTGGCTGCATCATCTATCAAACAAAGAGGAATCAACCGTACCAACTAAAACTCAAAAGGATCTGGATTGCTACAAAATAAGTTGCAACATCATCCATGTACCCtggataaaaaaaacactatatatagtgtggagtcagcagtgtggagtagtggttagggctctggactcctgaccggagggtcgtgggttcaatcccaggtggggggacactgctgctgtacccttgagcaaggtactttacctagataatatatatatatagatatattttagctcaaagagccagctgccctttatatatatatatatatattattatatattataatatatatattttttgtggttTATCTTACCtggtttttctgttttaattttcacTTGCAGCATTGCGACTCTAACTTGTCCTCAACCTGTAaataagaggaaaaaaaaaattatatatatatatatatatatatattagctcaaagagccagctgcccagcatttcgatatgttgtacatatctttctcaagggagcctgtgtttgaatccaaacattggaggtatttataggtttttgacggcatgacaacgacttgttattgtttacattcaaattcatgatttattcttacatgatgtaatggtgttctatatatatatatatatatataaatgagagagagagagagagagagagagagagagagagagagagagaatatgtgCATATTACATATTAGAATGTGCAAATGGTTTGAAATTAAACCTACAGATGTTATTTTCTCTGCAAAGTTCAGAAACTTTGGATCCCATGTGAATACTAACGTTGATCTGGAGAGATAGCACTTATCAAAATGCCGGCGTGAAGCATGCAGCATAGCGATACGGTATCTGAGCACAGCATGCGAGAGAGATcttgtaaaacagtttgtttcaATGCTTCCTATCCAGCCCGGCTGGGTTTATTCCGTGAAAACGTAACGTGTGTGTTTCACTGAAATCTTGTAATTCGTTATAATCAAACTGTACTGACACGGCCAGCATTGACAGATACCAAACTAAGCTTTATATAATAACACACTTGTGGGTTTGTCGTTCAAAACAATTTTCACAGAACAGTTTGAATCAAATTAGGCTTTTCAAATGAACGAGTCAATATatctactgttattattattataccatgaTAGTCAGCGCACAGTAAATTAAtcataaatacacatttaattaCCTCAGCAATCATCAAACTCTTTGATAATGTTATTCTGGTGTTTGTATGATAAAGAAAAATTAAATCTTAAAGAAataaacgataaaaaaaaaatgtttacatttaccAGCTCACAAAAATTTCAACTTCGGAACAGCTCCGGTAACGGACTTTCCTCTTCCGCGCGCAACACCAAAACCTCTCCCCCATTCGTCAATTCCGAGGACCGCCTCTTGGTTTCATTGGTGCACAGCGCCGTCACTCCTCTAAACTACTCAAATCCGATTGGCGATCGGACCGGTCGAGCTTGGACTACAATTCACAAGAACGCGCCGCTGCTGCcccatgggaaatgtagttttatagTCCGTTTCCTTTCGGTTGCCTGGTGACTGGTTGATCCCCGGTAGGGCGCGCAGTTCGGTTTCAGTTGG
This is a stretch of genomic DNA from Acipenser ruthenus unplaced genomic scaffold, fAciRut3.2 maternal haplotype, whole genome shotgun sequence. It encodes these proteins:
- the LOC117434097 gene encoding protein lin-37 homolog; this encodes MLQVKIKTEKPDLEAVSARNRLDAVLQCLVEKSDSERDQTEEEAGKMAADSHSKDLSPSSSGKRPSARFPHHRRKKRKEMDDGMTEGSQHKPNAYIIKLFDRSVDLAQFSDGTPLYPICRAWMRNSPSVRERARSPSPAEGLMEEEVSDLLNQKARNVYRMPAPTSCSVNSSGEPVNLRIPPPLPFTETPLLNMTSESSPAPSALLCSHMQRWKKIRQRWKDSSNKNQLRYSESMKILKDMNERQ